A section of the Cygnus olor isolate bCygOlo1 chromosome 14, bCygOlo1.pri.v2, whole genome shotgun sequence genome encodes:
- the TBC1D9B gene encoding TBC1 domain family member 9B isoform X2 has translation MWLGPEEVLLAGALWVTERANPFFLLQRRRGHGKGGGLTGLLVGTLDVVLDSSARVAPYRILHQTQDSQVYWAVACGSSRKEITKHWEWLENNLLQTLSIFDNEEDITTFVKGKIHGIIAEENKNQQPQSEEDPGKFKEAELKMRKQFGMPEVEKLVNYYSCSYWKGRVPRQGWLYLTVNHLCFYSFLLGKEVTLVIQWVDVTQLEKNATLLFPECIKVSTRDSELYFSMFLNINETFKLMEQLANIAMRQLLDNESFLQDKSLPKPRKPLKNISALKRDLDARAKNECYRATFRLPKDECLDGHTDCTLWTPFNKMHIPGQMFVSNNYICFASKAEEACHLIIPLREVTIVEKADSSSVLPSPLSISTKSKMTFFFANLKDRDFLVQRISDFLQRTPSKKPCGSDREWKWNLGDAGCEEVPELPSSSPLAVSPTSALNNRPVNFCAGEVPTASQGLLKLFRRNSEELLGPKGAKEKMKEESWNIHFFEYGRGMCMYRTAKTRELVQKGIPENLRGELWLLFSGAWNEMVTHPGYYGDLVEKSMGKYNLATEEIERDLHRSMPEHPAFQNELGIAALRRVLTAYAFRNPTIGYCQAMNIVTSVLLLYCNEEEAFWLLVALCERMLPDYYNTRVVGALVDQGIFEELTREYLPQLSEKMQELGVISTISLSWFLTLFLSVMPFESAVVIVDCFFYEGIKFILQVSLAILDANMEKLLQCCDEGEAMTILGRYLDNVVNRQSVSPPIPHLHALLTSGDDPPLEIDIFDLIRTSYEKFSNLKADDIEQMRFKQRLKVIQSLEDTAKKSVVRAVSSDIGFSIEELEELYVVFKAKYLMSCYWGNNRAAAARRDQSLPYLEQYRIDMEQFKELFVSLTPWSCGAHTRVLAGRLFRLLDENRDSLINFKEFVTGMSGMYHGDLTDKLKILYKLHLPPALNPEETESALEATSYFTEDVTTEETPEDKGRRNDNGQEKEEKGTSPQDYRYYLRMWAKEKESKKETIKDLPKMSQEQFIELCKTLYNMFSEDPVEQELYHAIATVASLLLRIGEVGKKFSSRPVRKSEDCKTNSTQDPVSEEESPTSEQSQNSAVEQQPQADHEDKTCGDPQPEKNQQENQTLGDGSGEGQGSPLQLLSDDETKDDLSMSSYSMVSTGSLQCEDIADDTVLVGCEGGSAAARYGSTIDTDWSISFEQILASMLTETALVNYFEKKVNILQKIKDQKKVERQFSSSSDYELSSVSG, from the exons ATGTGGCTGGGGCCTGAGGAGGTGCTGCTGGCCGGCGCGCTGTGGGTGACGGAGCGGGCCAACCCCTTCTTCTTGCTCCAGCGCCGGCGGGGACACGGCAAAGGGGGCGGCCTCACGG GTCTCCTCGTGGGAACGTTAGATGTAGTTTTGGATTCCAGTGCCAGAGTTGCCCCGTACCGTATTCTGCACCAGACTCAGGACTCTCAAGTGTATTGGGCAGTAGCGTGTG GATCATCTCGTAAAGAGATCACAAAGCACTGGGAATGGCTGGAGAATAACTTACTGCAGACTCTATCCATCTTTGATAACGAAGAAGATATCACCACCTTTGTCAAGGGCAAGATACAT GGAATCATTGCTGAAGAGAACAAGAATCAGCAGCCCCAGAGCGAAGAGGATCCAGGTAAATTCAAAGAGGCTGAACTGAAGATGCGGAAGCAGTTTGGGATGCCAGAGGTGGAGAAGTTGGTCAATTACTATTCTTGCAGCTATTGGAAGGGGCGTGTACCCCGGCAGGGATGGCTGTACCTCACTGTCAATCACCTCTGTTTCTATTCCTTCCTACTGGGCAAAGAGG tgacACTGGTGATTCAATGGGTGGATGTAACccagctagaaaaaaatgctacacTGCTGTTCCCTGAGTGCATTAAAGTGAGCACAAGGGACAGCgaactttatttttccatgtttcttaaCATCAATGAGACCTTCAAGTTGATGGAGCAGTTGGCTAACATAGCTATGCGGCAGCTACTGGATAATGAGAGCTTCCTACAGGACAAGTCCCTCCCAAAGCCCAGGAAGCCTCTTAAGAACATCTCTGCACTAAAAAG AGACCTTGATGCTCGAGCCAAAAATGAATGTTACCGTGCCACTTTTCGGCTGCCCAAGGATGAATGCCTGGATGGACATACAGACTGTACCTTGTGGACACCGTTCAACAAGATGCACATTCCTGGCCAGATGTTTGTTTCCAACAACTACATCTGTTTTGCCAGCAAGGCAGAGGAGGCTTGTCATCTCATCATTCCTCTCAGGGAG GTGACAATAGTTGAGAAGGCTGATAGTTCCAGTGTCTTGCCCAGCCCTCTGTCCATCAGCACTAAAAGTAAAATGACCTTCTTCTTTGCCAATCTGAAGGACCGAGATTTCTTGGTACAGAGAATCTCTGACTTCTTGCAGAGAACACCATCCAAGAAACCATGCGGCAGTGACAGGGAATGGAAGTGGAATTTGGGTGATGCTGGATGCGAG GAAGTTCCAGAGTTGCCTTCCAGCAGCCCACTTGCAGTTAGCCCCACGTCTGCTCTCAACAATCGACCTGTCAACTTCTGTGCAGGAGAGGTCCCAACAGCCTCCCAGGGACTGCTcaaacttttcagaagaaattctgagGAGCTCTTGGGACCCAAAGGG GCAAAGGAGAAGATGAAGGAGGAGTCTTGGAACATTCATTTCTTTGAGTATGGGAGAGGGATGTGTATGTATCGCACTGCCAAGACTAGGGAGCTGGTGCAGAAAGGAATTCCAGAGAATCTTCGTGGAGAGCTGTGGCTACTTTTCTCAG GGGCTTGGAACGAGATGGTCACTCATCCTGGTTACTATGGAGATCTTGTGGAAAAGTCAATGGGAAAGTACAATCTTGCTACAGAAGAAATTGAGAGGGATCTGCACCGTTCTATGCCAGAACATCCTGCCTTCCAGAATGAGTTGGGAATTGCTGCCCTCCGGAGAGTCTTAACAGCTTATGCATTCAGAAATCCAACAATTGGGTACTGTCAG GCAATGAACATTGTTACATCAGTGCTGTTGTTATACTGCAATGAGGAAGAAGCTTTCTGGCTCCTAGTGGCTTTATGTGAGCGGATGTTGCCAGATTACTACAATACAAGAGTAGTGG GTGCATTGGTGGACCAAGGCATCTTTGAAGAACTTACACGAGAGTATCTTCCACAGCTGTCAGAAAAGatgcaggagctgggagtgATTTCTACCATATCCCTTTCTTGGTTTCTCACGCTCTTTCTCAGTGTCATGCCCTTTGAGAGTGCTGTGGTCATTGTTGACTGTTTTTTCTATGAGGGCATCAAGTTCATCTTGCAGGTGTCATTGGCCATACTTGATGCCAACATGGAGAAGTTGTTACAGTGCTGTGATGAAGGTGAAGCCATGACTATTCTGGGCAG GTATTTGGACAATGTAGTTAACAGACAGAGCGTCTCACCCCCTATTCCCCACTTGCACGCCTTATTGACGAGTGGAGATGACCCACCACTTGAAATTGACATCTTCGACCTCATCAGAACATCCTATGAG aaatttAGCAATTTGAAGGCAGATGACATTGAACAAATGCGTTTTAAACAAAGGCTGAAGGTGATCCAGTCTCTAGAGGATACAGCCAAGAAGAGTGTG GTCCGAGCTGTGTCTAGTGACATTGGTTTCTCTATTGAAGAACTGGAAGAGCTGTATGTAGTGTTCAAG GCAAAGTATCTGATGAGTTGCTACTGGGGAAATAATCGTGCTGCAGCTGCCCGCCGAGATCAGAGTTTGCCCTACCTGGAGCAGTATCGCATAGACATGGAGCAGTTCAAAGAGCTGTTCGTCAGTTTGACACCCTGGTCCTGCGGTGCACATACACGTGTGCTGGCAGGACGCTTGTTCCGGCTTCTGGATGAGAACAGGGATTCTCTCATTAACTTCAAGGAGTTTGTTACAGGGATGA GTGGGATGTACCATGGTGACCTCACTGATAAACTCAAAATACTTTACAAACTTCATCTGCCTCCTG CTCTGAATCCAGAGGAGACAGAGTCTGCTTTGGAGGCCACGAGTTATTTCACAGAGGATGTTACGACAGAAG aaaccccagaagacaaaggaaggagaaatgacAATGGTCAAGAAAAAG AGGAGAAAGGTACCAGTCCACAGGACTATAGATACTACCTAAGAATGTGGGCCAAGGAAAAAGAGTCCAAGAAAGAAACTATTAAAGATCTCCCCAAAATGAGCCAG GAACAATTCATAGAGTTATGCAAGACCCTTTACAACATGTTCAGTGAGGACCCCGTAGAACAAGAGCTGTACCATGCAATTGCCACTGTAGCCAGTCTCCTTCTGCGAATTGGGGAGGTTGGAAAGAAGTTCTCCAGCAGACCTGTAAGGAAGTCTGAggactgcaaaacaaacagtacCCAAGATCCCGTGAGTGAAGAGGAATCACCAACATCTGAACAGAGTCAGAATTCGGCAGTGGAGCAGCAACCCCAAGCTGACCATGAGGACAAAACCTGCGGAGATCCTCAGCCCGAAAAAAACCAGCAGGAGAACCAAACTCTAGGAGATGGGTCAGGGGAAGGACAAGGCTCTCCTTTGCAGCTGCTATCAGATGACGAAACCAAAGATGATTTGTCCATGTCTTCCTACTCCATGGTCAGCACAGGCTCCCTGCAGTGTGAAGACATTGCAGATGACACGGTCCTGGTTGGTTGTGAAGGTGGCAGTGCAGCTGCCAGGTACGGCAGTACCATTGACACTGACTGGTCAATCTCCTTTGAGCAGATCCTAGCTTCCATGCTGACTGAGACAGCCCTCGTAAACTACTTTGAGAAAAAGGTCAACATTCTCCAAAAGATCAAAGATCAGAAGAAGGTGGAGAGGCAGTTCAGTTCATCCAGTGACTACGAACTTTCCTCCGTGTCAGGGTGA
- the TBC1D9B gene encoding TBC1 domain family member 9B isoform X1: protein MWLGPEEVLLAGALWVTERANPFFLLQRRRGHGKGGGLTGLLVGTLDVVLDSSARVAPYRILHQTQDSQVYWAVACGSSRKEITKHWEWLENNLLQTLSIFDNEEDITTFVKGKIHGIIAEENKNQQPQSEEDPGKFKEAELKMRKQFGMPEVEKLVNYYSCSYWKGRVPRQGWLYLTVNHLCFYSFLLGKEVTLVIQWVDVTQLEKNATLLFPECIKVSTRDSELYFSMFLNINETFKLMEQLANIAMRQLLDNESFLQDKSLPKPRKPLKNISALKRDLDARAKNECYRATFRLPKDECLDGHTDCTLWTPFNKMHIPGQMFVSNNYICFASKAEEACHLIIPLREVTIVEKADSSSVLPSPLSISTKSKMTFFFANLKDRDFLVQRISDFLQRTPSKKPCGSDREWKWNLGDAGCEEVPELPSSSPLAVSPTSALNNRPVNFCAGEVPTASQGLLKLFRRNSEELLGPKGAKEKMKEESWNIHFFEYGRGMCMYRTAKTRELVQKGIPENLRGELWLLFSGAWNEMVTHPGYYGDLVEKSMGKYNLATEEIERDLHRSMPEHPAFQNELGIAALRRVLTAYAFRNPTIGYCQAMNIVTSVLLLYCNEEEAFWLLVALCERMLPDYYNTRVVGALVDQGIFEELTREYLPQLSEKMQELGVISTISLSWFLTLFLSVMPFESAVVIVDCFFYEGIKFILQVSLAILDANMEKLLQCCDEGEAMTILGRYLDNVVNRQSVSPPIPHLHALLTSGDDPPLEIDIFDLIRTSYEKFSNLKADDIEQMRFKQRLKVIQSLEDTAKKSVVRAVSSDIGFSIEELEELYVVFKAKYLMSCYWGNNRAAAARRDQSLPYLEQYRIDMEQFKELFVSLTPWSCGAHTRVLAGRLFRLLDENRDSLINFKEFVTGMSGMYHGDLTDKLKILYKLHLPPALNPEETESALEATSYFTEDVTTEVSPFVSELDFCLPCESQETPEDKGRRNDNGQEKEEKGTSPQDYRYYLRMWAKEKESKKETIKDLPKMSQEQFIELCKTLYNMFSEDPVEQELYHAIATVASLLLRIGEVGKKFSSRPVRKSEDCKTNSTQDPVSEEESPTSEQSQNSAVEQQPQADHEDKTCGDPQPEKNQQENQTLGDGSGEGQGSPLQLLSDDETKDDLSMSSYSMVSTGSLQCEDIADDTVLVGCEGGSAAARYGSTIDTDWSISFEQILASMLTETALVNYFEKKVNILQKIKDQKKVERQFSSSSDYELSSVSG, encoded by the exons ATGTGGCTGGGGCCTGAGGAGGTGCTGCTGGCCGGCGCGCTGTGGGTGACGGAGCGGGCCAACCCCTTCTTCTTGCTCCAGCGCCGGCGGGGACACGGCAAAGGGGGCGGCCTCACGG GTCTCCTCGTGGGAACGTTAGATGTAGTTTTGGATTCCAGTGCCAGAGTTGCCCCGTACCGTATTCTGCACCAGACTCAGGACTCTCAAGTGTATTGGGCAGTAGCGTGTG GATCATCTCGTAAAGAGATCACAAAGCACTGGGAATGGCTGGAGAATAACTTACTGCAGACTCTATCCATCTTTGATAACGAAGAAGATATCACCACCTTTGTCAAGGGCAAGATACAT GGAATCATTGCTGAAGAGAACAAGAATCAGCAGCCCCAGAGCGAAGAGGATCCAGGTAAATTCAAAGAGGCTGAACTGAAGATGCGGAAGCAGTTTGGGATGCCAGAGGTGGAGAAGTTGGTCAATTACTATTCTTGCAGCTATTGGAAGGGGCGTGTACCCCGGCAGGGATGGCTGTACCTCACTGTCAATCACCTCTGTTTCTATTCCTTCCTACTGGGCAAAGAGG tgacACTGGTGATTCAATGGGTGGATGTAACccagctagaaaaaaatgctacacTGCTGTTCCCTGAGTGCATTAAAGTGAGCACAAGGGACAGCgaactttatttttccatgtttcttaaCATCAATGAGACCTTCAAGTTGATGGAGCAGTTGGCTAACATAGCTATGCGGCAGCTACTGGATAATGAGAGCTTCCTACAGGACAAGTCCCTCCCAAAGCCCAGGAAGCCTCTTAAGAACATCTCTGCACTAAAAAG AGACCTTGATGCTCGAGCCAAAAATGAATGTTACCGTGCCACTTTTCGGCTGCCCAAGGATGAATGCCTGGATGGACATACAGACTGTACCTTGTGGACACCGTTCAACAAGATGCACATTCCTGGCCAGATGTTTGTTTCCAACAACTACATCTGTTTTGCCAGCAAGGCAGAGGAGGCTTGTCATCTCATCATTCCTCTCAGGGAG GTGACAATAGTTGAGAAGGCTGATAGTTCCAGTGTCTTGCCCAGCCCTCTGTCCATCAGCACTAAAAGTAAAATGACCTTCTTCTTTGCCAATCTGAAGGACCGAGATTTCTTGGTACAGAGAATCTCTGACTTCTTGCAGAGAACACCATCCAAGAAACCATGCGGCAGTGACAGGGAATGGAAGTGGAATTTGGGTGATGCTGGATGCGAG GAAGTTCCAGAGTTGCCTTCCAGCAGCCCACTTGCAGTTAGCCCCACGTCTGCTCTCAACAATCGACCTGTCAACTTCTGTGCAGGAGAGGTCCCAACAGCCTCCCAGGGACTGCTcaaacttttcagaagaaattctgagGAGCTCTTGGGACCCAAAGGG GCAAAGGAGAAGATGAAGGAGGAGTCTTGGAACATTCATTTCTTTGAGTATGGGAGAGGGATGTGTATGTATCGCACTGCCAAGACTAGGGAGCTGGTGCAGAAAGGAATTCCAGAGAATCTTCGTGGAGAGCTGTGGCTACTTTTCTCAG GGGCTTGGAACGAGATGGTCACTCATCCTGGTTACTATGGAGATCTTGTGGAAAAGTCAATGGGAAAGTACAATCTTGCTACAGAAGAAATTGAGAGGGATCTGCACCGTTCTATGCCAGAACATCCTGCCTTCCAGAATGAGTTGGGAATTGCTGCCCTCCGGAGAGTCTTAACAGCTTATGCATTCAGAAATCCAACAATTGGGTACTGTCAG GCAATGAACATTGTTACATCAGTGCTGTTGTTATACTGCAATGAGGAAGAAGCTTTCTGGCTCCTAGTGGCTTTATGTGAGCGGATGTTGCCAGATTACTACAATACAAGAGTAGTGG GTGCATTGGTGGACCAAGGCATCTTTGAAGAACTTACACGAGAGTATCTTCCACAGCTGTCAGAAAAGatgcaggagctgggagtgATTTCTACCATATCCCTTTCTTGGTTTCTCACGCTCTTTCTCAGTGTCATGCCCTTTGAGAGTGCTGTGGTCATTGTTGACTGTTTTTTCTATGAGGGCATCAAGTTCATCTTGCAGGTGTCATTGGCCATACTTGATGCCAACATGGAGAAGTTGTTACAGTGCTGTGATGAAGGTGAAGCCATGACTATTCTGGGCAG GTATTTGGACAATGTAGTTAACAGACAGAGCGTCTCACCCCCTATTCCCCACTTGCACGCCTTATTGACGAGTGGAGATGACCCACCACTTGAAATTGACATCTTCGACCTCATCAGAACATCCTATGAG aaatttAGCAATTTGAAGGCAGATGACATTGAACAAATGCGTTTTAAACAAAGGCTGAAGGTGATCCAGTCTCTAGAGGATACAGCCAAGAAGAGTGTG GTCCGAGCTGTGTCTAGTGACATTGGTTTCTCTATTGAAGAACTGGAAGAGCTGTATGTAGTGTTCAAG GCAAAGTATCTGATGAGTTGCTACTGGGGAAATAATCGTGCTGCAGCTGCCCGCCGAGATCAGAGTTTGCCCTACCTGGAGCAGTATCGCATAGACATGGAGCAGTTCAAAGAGCTGTTCGTCAGTTTGACACCCTGGTCCTGCGGTGCACATACACGTGTGCTGGCAGGACGCTTGTTCCGGCTTCTGGATGAGAACAGGGATTCTCTCATTAACTTCAAGGAGTTTGTTACAGGGATGA GTGGGATGTACCATGGTGACCTCACTGATAAACTCAAAATACTTTACAAACTTCATCTGCCTCCTG CTCTGAATCCAGAGGAGACAGAGTCTGCTTTGGAGGCCACGAGTTATTTCACAGAGGATGTTACGACAGAAG tATCTCCTTTTGTCTCAGAGCTGGATTTCTGCCTGCCCTGTGAGTCTCAAG aaaccccagaagacaaaggaaggagaaatgacAATGGTCAAGAAAAAG AGGAGAAAGGTACCAGTCCACAGGACTATAGATACTACCTAAGAATGTGGGCCAAGGAAAAAGAGTCCAAGAAAGAAACTATTAAAGATCTCCCCAAAATGAGCCAG GAACAATTCATAGAGTTATGCAAGACCCTTTACAACATGTTCAGTGAGGACCCCGTAGAACAAGAGCTGTACCATGCAATTGCCACTGTAGCCAGTCTCCTTCTGCGAATTGGGGAGGTTGGAAAGAAGTTCTCCAGCAGACCTGTAAGGAAGTCTGAggactgcaaaacaaacagtacCCAAGATCCCGTGAGTGAAGAGGAATCACCAACATCTGAACAGAGTCAGAATTCGGCAGTGGAGCAGCAACCCCAAGCTGACCATGAGGACAAAACCTGCGGAGATCCTCAGCCCGAAAAAAACCAGCAGGAGAACCAAACTCTAGGAGATGGGTCAGGGGAAGGACAAGGCTCTCCTTTGCAGCTGCTATCAGATGACGAAACCAAAGATGATTTGTCCATGTCTTCCTACTCCATGGTCAGCACAGGCTCCCTGCAGTGTGAAGACATTGCAGATGACACGGTCCTGGTTGGTTGTGAAGGTGGCAGTGCAGCTGCCAGGTACGGCAGTACCATTGACACTGACTGGTCAATCTCCTTTGAGCAGATCCTAGCTTCCATGCTGACTGAGACAGCCCTCGTAAACTACTTTGAGAAAAAGGTCAACATTCTCCAAAAGATCAAAGATCAGAAGAAGGTGGAGAGGCAGTTCAGTTCATCCAGTGACTACGAACTTTCCTCCGTGTCAGGGTGA